From Cricetulus griseus strain 17A/GY chromosome 1 unlocalized genomic scaffold, alternate assembly CriGri-PICRH-1.0 chr1_0, whole genome shotgun sequence, a single genomic window includes:
- the LOC100758812 gene encoding breast cancer anti-estrogen resistance protein 3 homolog isoform X6 gives MPKECNAFHALSAALCCFYHRKSFLGVKFSKERHIMDRTPERLKKELEEELLLSSEDLRSHAWYHGRIPRQVSENLVQRDGDFLVRDSLSSPGNFVLTCQWKNLAQHFKINRTVLRLSEAYSRVQYQFEMESFDSIPGLVRCYVGNRRPISQQSGAIIFQPINRTVPLWCLEERYGTSPGFGREGSFTDGRPDMAKRFSLTTGSIQAREHSLPRGNLLRNKEKSGSQPACLDHVPDRRALVLKAHQSESHLPIGCKLPPQSPGMDTSPCPSSPVFRTGSEPTLSPALVRRFSSDTRAGEALRGSDSQLCPKPPPKPCKVPFLKVPPSPSAWLNSEANYCELNPAFAVSYDREAKLLSYAHSSREELLTAKHNGASGARNSGVNYLILDGDDPARPWDPLAAQRIDEGQEDKTTFVPPIMETVSSFRPNDFESKLLPPENKPLETAMLKHAKELFTNNDARVIAQHMLSVDCKVARILEVSEDMKRRMGVSSGLELITLPHGRQLRLDIIERHNTMAIGIAVDILGCTGTLENRAGTLNKIIQVAVELKDAMGDLYSFSAIMKALEMPQITRLEKTWTALRHHYTQTAVLYEKQLKPFSKALHEGRESKYVPPSSVSVPLLMPLVTLMERQAVTFEGTDMWEKNDESCEIMLNHLATARFMAEASESYRMNAERILADFQPDEEMSEILKTEFQMRLLWGSKGAEVNQTERYEKFNQILTALSRKLEPPSVKQAEL, from the exons GTATCTGAAAACCTTGTACAGCGAGATGGTGACTTCCTGGTTCGAGACTCCCTGTCTAGCCCAGGAAACTTTGTTCTGACCTGTCAGTGGAAGAACCTCGCTCAGCACTTTAAGATCAACCGGACTGTTCTGCGGCTCAGTGAGGCCTACAGCCGAGTACAGTACCAATTTGAGATGGAGAGCTTTGACTCCATCCCCGGGTTGGTGCGCTGCTACGTGGGCAACCGGCGGCCTATCTCCCAGCAGAGCGGTGCCATCATATTCCAGCCCATCAACAGGACGGTGCCCCTCTGGTGTCTGGAGGAGCGTTACGGCACTTCACCAGGCTTCGGCCGGGAAGGCAGCTTTACTGATGGAAGGCCTGATATGGCTAAGAGGTTTAGCCTCACCACGGGTAGCATCCAGGCTCGGGAACACAGCTTGCCCCGGGGAAACCTCCTCAG GAATAAAGAGAAGAGTGGCAGCCAGCCCGCCTGCCTGGATCATGTGCCGGACAGGAGGGCCTtagtcctcaaagcccaccagTCGGAGAGTCACCTGCCAATAG GCTGCAAGCTGCCCCCTCAGTCTCCAGGTATGGACACAAGCCCTTGCCCCAGCTCTCCTGTGTTCAGGACTGGCAGCGAGCCCACTCTGAGTCCAGCACTGGTCCGGCGGTTCTCTTCAGACACTAGGGCAGGGGAGGCATTGCGGGGGTCAGACAGCCAGCTGTGCCCCAAGCCACCCCCAAAGCCCTGCAAAGTGCCCTTCCTCAAGGTTCCTCCATCTCCTTCTGCCTGGCTCAACTCAGAGGCCAACTACTGTGAACTGAACCCTGCTTTTGCTGTGAGCTATGACAGGGAAGCCAAGCTTCTCTCCTATGCCCACAGCAGCCGTGAGGAGCTGCTGACAGCCAAACACAATGGGGCATCAGGTGCCCGGAACTCTGGCGTCAACTACTTGATCCTCGATGGGGATGACCCAGCGAGACCTTGGGATCCGCTGGCAGCACAGCGGATAGATGAGGGTCAGGAGGACAAGACCACGTTTGTGCCGCCTATCATGGAAACCGTGTCGTCATTCAGACCCAATGACTTTGAGTCCAAGCTCCTTCCTCCAGAAAACAAGCCCCTGGAAACTGCCATGCTGAAGCATGCAAAAGAACTCTTCACCAACAATGATGCCAGGGTCATCGCACAGCACATGCTGAGCGTGGACTGCAAG GTTGCTAGGATACTAGAAGTCTCTGAAGACATGAAGAGGCGCATGGGTGTGAGCTCAGGACTGGAACTCATTACCTTGCCTCATGGACGCCAGCTGCGCCTGGACATTATAGAAAG ACACAACACCATGGCCATTGGCATCGCTGTGGACATTCTTGGCTGCACAGGTACTTTGGAGAACCGAGCAGGTACCCTCAATAAGATCATCCAGGTAGCAGTGGAACTAAAAGATGCCATGGGAGACCTCTACTCTTTCTCAGCCATCATGAAAGCCCTAGAGATGCCTCAG ATCACAAGGTTAGAAAAAACATGGACTGCTCTACGGCACCACTACACCCAAACAGCCGTCCTCTATGAAAAGCAGCTGAAGCCCTTCAGCAAAGCCCTGCACGAAGGCAGAG AGTCCAAGTATGTCCCACCAAGCAGTGTATCAGTCCCACTGCTGATGCCTCTAGTGACCTTGATGGAACGTCAGGCTGTCACTTTTGAAGGAACTGACATGTGGGAAAAAAACGACGAGAGCTGTGAAATTATGCTGAACCACTTGGCAACAGCCAGATTCATGGCTGAAGCTTCAGAGAGCTACAGGATGAATGCTGAGAGGATCCTGGCAG ATTTTCAACCGGATGAAGAAATGAGTGAAATCTTGAAGACTGAATTTCAGATGCGATTGCTGTGGGGCAGCAAGGGTGCTGAAGTCAACCAGACTGAGAGATACGAGAAGTTCAACCAGATTTTAACCGCCCTCTCACGGAAACTGGAACCTCCCTCGGTGAAGCAGGCCGAGCTCTGA